In Roseicyclus marinus, the genomic window GATCGGCGGATCGCTATTTCCAGAAGGATGCGGCAAGCGACAAGCTGGTGCCCGAAGGGATCGAGGGGCAGGTGCCCTACAAGGGCTCTGCCGGCACGGTGATCCATCAGCTGGTGGGCGGCTTGCGCGCCGCCATGGGCTATACCGGCTGCGCCACGGTCGAGGAGATGCGGAAGAATTGCCAGTTCGTGCGCATCACGGGATCGGGGCTGAAGGAAAGCCATGTCCACGATGTGCAGATCACCCGTGAAAGCCCGAATTATCGTTTGGGATGAGGGTTCTGCGGGCCGATCTTGAGGTGGTTTCGTGACCCCGGGGGCGCGCCTGCAGGCGGCCATCGTGGTTCTGGACGCCTGGGTGGCGGGTATGCCCGTGGAACAGGCCCTGACCAATTGGGCCCGGTCCGCGCGCTATGCCGGATCGGGCGACAGGGCAGCGGTGCGCGATCATGTCTATGACATCATGCGCGCGCGCGGGACCTGCGCCGCCCTTGGGGGGGGCGAGACCGGTCGGGCGCTTGCGATCGGTTTGCTGCGGATGCAAGGCGGCGACCCGGCGGCCCTGTTCACTGGGCAGGGCCATGCGCCCGACGCGCTGTCGGAGGCGGAATTGGCCGGGGGCACAGAACCGGCGGGGACGGCCGACGTGCCCGGTTGGACATTGCCCCTGCTGGAGGCACGGGTCGGCGGGGAGCTTGCGCCGCTACTGGGGGCGTTTCGGAGCCGCGCGCCGGTCTATCTGAGGGTGAACCTGCGCCGGATCGATCTGCCGGGTTCTGTCGCGGCCCTGGCGCGCGACGGCGTGGCGGCAGAGCCGGTCGCGGGCGCGGCCACGGCGCTTGTCGTCACATCGGGGGCGCGCCGCATCAAATCCTGCACGGCCTACCAGGATGGCCTGGTGGAATTGCAGGACCTGTCGGTGCAGCGGGCCGTGCGCGGCATCGACTGGCCCGAGGGGCGGATCCTCGATTATTGCGCGGGCGGGGGCGGCAAGGCGCTGGCCATCGCGGATGCCTGCGGAAGCCAGGTCTTTGCCCATGACGCGAACCCGGGCCGCATGGCGGATCTGCCACCGCGGGCCGAGCGGGCGGGGGTCGTCATCCGGACGCTCGATCGGGCGGCGCTGGCGCGGATGGGACGGTTTGACGCCGTGCTCTGCGATGTGCCCTGTTCGGGCAGCGGCACGTGGCGGCGGGATCCCGAGGCGAAATGGCGTCTGACGCCGGAACGGTTGGCCGAGCTGGAGCGGGTGCAGGCGGCGATCCTGGCCGAGGCCGCACCGCTGGTCCGCCCGGGCGGTTCGCTCGTCTACATGACCTGTTCGCTGTTTCACGCCGAGAACGAGGCCCAGATCGCGCGGTTCTGCGCGCAAGCCACCGGTTGGCAGGTGGCGCAAACGGGTTGCGACACGCCCCTGTCGGCCTCGGACGGGTTCTTTCACGCCGTGCTGCGGGCCCCCGAGGCCTGATGCGGCACAGGCTTGCGCGAATTTAAGCTAGGCTTAACACTTGCTCCTGTAGTGAGGCGGAATGTGCGGCCCTGTCGCGCGACGCTTGTGGAGGTGCAGGTGAGTGTTGAGGCGGATGTGACGCGACGGCTTGTCGGGGAGGCACATCGGCCGGGACCCGGACGCCGACCGATGATCCTGATCATGCTCGGCGGCTTGGCTGCCGCAGTGGCGGCAAGCGCGCTGAGCGGACCCTATGGCCTGTGGGCCTGGGCCGTGGCGGGCGGGTTGTTCGCGGCCGGGGCCATGGGCGTGCTGTGGCAGGGGCTGCACCTGGGGCGCCTACGGGGCAGGTTGCGGGCTGCCATGGCGCTTGTGGAACAGGATCCGGCGCCCTGTCTGTGCACCGACGCGGCGGGAGAAATCCTGTTTCTCAATGCCGCGGCGCTGGAACGCTTCGGGCAGGCACGGGGGCAGCTGTTGGCCCGTGCGCTTGGCCCGGCCTTGCCCAATGCGGCGGCTGTCATCCTGCGCCAACAGCGCCAGCTCGACCGACGCGCCTTTGCGCAAGAGACGATCCCCGCACCCCGGGGCGCGGTTCGGCTAACGGGCCATCGCCTTGGCGCGGGCATTTTCTGGCGGCTCGACGATCTGGAGGCCGACGGCCTGCCGTCGGGGGAAGGGATCGGGCTGCCGATGATGGTGGTCAGCGCCTCGGACACGATCCTGTCGATGAACGGCGCGCTGCGCGATATCCTGGGTCGGCGCGCCACGGCGCTGTCGGAGGTGATCGAGGGGGAGGGGGCGCTGATCCCCGGTCGCCGCTGCCGCATGATCGCCGCACAGGGGGCGGTGGACATCCTGCCCGTGGTGCTGCCTGCCCGCGACGGGCGGCGGGAGATCTACCTGGTGCCGGAGGCGCATGCACCGGACATGGCACCGGTGGCCGCGCGCGCCTTCGAATCGCTGCCCGTGGCGCTTTTGCACATTGGGGCCGATGGCAGGCTGTTGGCCTCGAACCTGCCCGCGCGCCACCTGCTGGGGATCGGCGCGGAGGCAGGGGGGACGCTGTCCGCCCTGGTCGAGGGGCTGGGCCGCCCGGTGAATGACTGGGTGATGGACACGCTGGCCGCGCGGATACCCGACCGGTCCGAGGTGGTGCGGGTGCGCCACCGGGATCAGGATGTCTTTGTCCAGATCACGCTTGCCCGCATCACTGATGCGAGCGGCCCCTCGTTGCTGGCGGTTCTGCATGACGCGACCGAGCTCAAGAAACTGGAGCAGCAATTCGTCCAGAGCCAGAAGATGCAGGCCATCGGCGAATTGGCCGGCGGGGTTGCGCATGATTTCAACAATCTGCTGACCGCCATCGGGGGGCATTGCGACCTGTTGATGCTGCGCCATGACCGGGGCGACCCGGATTACGCCGATCTGGAACAGATCAACCAGAATGCCAATCGTGCGGCGGCGCTCGTGGGGCAATTGCTGGCCTTTTCGCGCAAGCAGACGCTCGAGCCCGAGATTTTCGACCTGCGCGACAGCATGGGCGAGCTGACGCATCTGCTCAACCGGCTGGTCGGGGAACGGATCACGCTGAGGCTTGTCCATGATCCCGCGCTGGTGCCGATCCGGGCGGACCGCAGGCAGCTGGACCAGGTGATCATGAACCTCGTGGTGAACGCGCGCGACGCGATGCCGGAGGGGGGGGAGATCCGGGTGGAAACCCGCGTGCTGCATCTGTCGGAGCCGCTCTATCGCGACCGGGCCGAGGTGCCCACAGGGCGCTACGTGACGATCTGCGTGGAAGATCAGGGGCATGGCATTCCGCCCGACAAGCTGCAGCGTATCTTCGAGCCGTTCTTCACCACCAAGCGCGTGGGCGAGGGGACGGGGCTGGGCCTGTCGATGGCTTATGGAATCGTGAAGCAGACGGGGGGCTACATCTTCGTGGACAGCGAGGTGGGGGTGGGCAGCCGGTTCACCATCTATTGTCCGGCCCATGCCTTTGCGCCCGGTGGACGGGGGGCGGGGATCGTCGATCCGGCCAGTTGCCCGGCGCAGGAGGTCGCGCCCGATGCGACGACACAACTGCGCGCGGGAACACCCGTGATCTTGCTGGTCGAGGACGAGGCGCCCGTGCGCGCCTTTGCCGCCCGCGCGCTGCGCCTGCGCGGCTATGTCGTGATCGAGGCCGAGAGCGGCGAGGATGCGCTGCAACGGCTCGATGATCCGGCGCTGGAGGTCGATCTTTTCCTGACCGACGTGGTGATGCCGGGTCTGGATGGGCCAAGCTGGGTGCGCCGCGCGCTGGAGGGGCGAGCCGGTGTCAGGGTCGTGTTCATGTCGGGCTATGCCGAGGACCAGATCGAGGATGGATCGATCGGAGTGCCCAATTCCGTGTTCCTCGCAAAACCCTTTTCTCTGACCGAGTTGACGGAGACGGTGGCGCGCGAAATCGGATGATCCTTCAGCGGCCGATGCTGTCCCACAAGGCGAAATCGGCCGCGGCCTCCCGGCGCAGGCGCGCCTCGAGCGCGGGGGAGAGAGCAAGCGCGGCCGATGGCGAGACATTGCGCCGGGGAAGCGTGAGGGTGCAATTCAGCCGGCCCTCGAGAAAGGCCACCGCCGCGGGCAGGGCGTCGTAGCGAAAGAGGTGATCCACGATCACCCGCCCCGAAGCGTCGGAAACGAAGCGCGATTGCCGCCCCACCCGCGCGAATTCCGGCTCGGGATAGGACAGCCAACCGGTCACGAAAGCGTCGAAATCGATACCGGCGGTCGAGGCGGGGCTGCCCGCGATCTCGGGCCGTGCCCTGTAGCGATACCAGCTCTTGAGCCAATCGACCGGTTCGCGGATCACCGCCATCGTCTCGAGCGGGCGCGCGCCCTTGTTCTCGAAATAGGGCGCAAGCTGCGCGCGCCAGCGCCGGGCGGTGACATGTTTCTTGTCGGGCGGGTTCAGAATCGCCGCATCCGCATGGGGCAAGAGCGCCTCCTCGAGCGCGGTGGTGCCGGTTTTCGGAACCGCGAGAAGGACGAGTTTGGCTTTCCAGAACAACAACATGCGTACAATTCCCAGACCACGCGCGCGGCGGCCACACGCGGTCACACCACGCGGTAACACAAGGGTAACACCTTTTTAACCAATCACGTGAAAACTCGGGCCAGACAAGAATTCACTTGAAATGTTCTCCTTTTGTTTGCACAGATACACAGGAACAAGAGGTGAACACGAGCATCCCGTTGCCGCCCCGGCAGCGACGTGGAATAAGGGAGGCCATCGCAATGGCAACGGCAAATCTTCTCGACATGACCGACCGCAAATCTGCCGACAAGCAAAAGGCGCTCGACAGTGCGCTGGCCCAGATCGAACGCCAGTTCGGCAAGGGCTCCATCATGAAGCTGGGCGGCGACAACGCCCTCAAGGATATCGAGGCGACCTCGACCGGCTCGCTGGGTCTCGACATCGCGCTGGGGATCGGGGGCCTGCCCAAGGGGCGGATCATCGAGATTTACGGCCCCGAAAGCTCGGGCAAGACCACGCTCACGCTGCATGTCGTGGCCGAGGAGCAGAAAAAGGGCGGCGTCTGCGCCTTTGTCGATGCTGAACACGCGCTTGACCCGCAATATGCCAAGAAGCTGGGCGTCAACCTGGACGAGCTGCTGATTTCGCAGCCCGATACGGGCGAACAGGCGCTGGAGATCGTCGACACGCTGGTGCGCTCGGGCGCGGTCAGCCTTGTCGTGGTCGATTCGGTCGCGGCGCTCACGCCCAAATCCGAGCTCGAGGGCGACATGGGCGACAGTTCGGTGGGCGTGCATGCCCGCCTGATGAGCCAGGCGATGCGCAAGCTGACGGGCTCGATCGCGCGGTCGAACTGCATGGTGATCTTCATCAACCAGATCCGGATGAAGATCGGCGTGATGT contains:
- a CDS encoding RsmB/NOP family class I SAM-dependent RNA methyltransferase, with amino-acid sequence MTPGARLQAAIVVLDAWVAGMPVEQALTNWARSARYAGSGDRAAVRDHVYDIMRARGTCAALGGGETGRALAIGLLRMQGGDPAALFTGQGHAPDALSEAELAGGTEPAGTADVPGWTLPLLEARVGGELAPLLGAFRSRAPVYLRVNLRRIDLPGSVAALARDGVAAEPVAGAATALVVTSGARRIKSCTAYQDGLVELQDLSVQRAVRGIDWPEGRILDYCAGGGGKALAIADACGSQVFAHDANPGRMADLPPRAERAGVVIRTLDRAALARMGRFDAVLCDVPCSGSGTWRRDPEAKWRLTPERLAELERVQAAILAEAAPLVRPGGSLVYMTCSLFHAENEAQIARFCAQATGWQVAQTGCDTPLSASDGFFHAVLRAPEA
- a CDS encoding ATP-binding protein, which gives rise to MILIMLGGLAAAVAASALSGPYGLWAWAVAGGLFAAGAMGVLWQGLHLGRLRGRLRAAMALVEQDPAPCLCTDAAGEILFLNAAALERFGQARGQLLARALGPALPNAAAVILRQQRQLDRRAFAQETIPAPRGAVRLTGHRLGAGIFWRLDDLEADGLPSGEGIGLPMMVVSASDTILSMNGALRDILGRRATALSEVIEGEGALIPGRRCRMIAAQGAVDILPVVLPARDGRREIYLVPEAHAPDMAPVAARAFESLPVALLHIGADGRLLASNLPARHLLGIGAEAGGTLSALVEGLGRPVNDWVMDTLAARIPDRSEVVRVRHRDQDVFVQITLARITDASGPSLLAVLHDATELKKLEQQFVQSQKMQAIGELAGGVAHDFNNLLTAIGGHCDLLMLRHDRGDPDYADLEQINQNANRAAALVGQLLAFSRKQTLEPEIFDLRDSMGELTHLLNRLVGERITLRLVHDPALVPIRADRRQLDQVIMNLVVNARDAMPEGGEIRVETRVLHLSEPLYRDRAEVPTGRYVTICVEDQGHGIPPDKLQRIFEPFFTTKRVGEGTGLGLSMAYGIVKQTGGYIFVDSEVGVGSRFTIYCPAHAFAPGGRGAGIVDPASCPAQEVAPDATTQLRAGTPVILLVEDEAPVRAFAARALRLRGYVVIEAESGEDALQRLDDPALEVDLFLTDVVMPGLDGPSWVRRALEGRAGVRVVFMSGYAEDQIEDGSIGVPNSVFLAKPFSLTELTETVAREIG
- a CDS encoding gamma-glutamyl kinase → MLLFWKAKLVLLAVPKTGTTALEEALLPHADAAILNPPDKKHVTARRWRAQLAPYFENKGARPLETMAVIREPVDWLKSWYRYRARPEIAGSPASTAGIDFDAFVTGWLSYPEPEFARVGRQSRFVSDASGRVIVDHLFRYDALPAAVAFLEGRLNCTLTLPRRNVSPSAALALSPALEARLRREAAADFALWDSIGR
- the recA gene encoding recombinase RecA, which encodes MATANLLDMTDRKSADKQKALDSALAQIERQFGKGSIMKLGGDNALKDIEATSTGSLGLDIALGIGGLPKGRIIEIYGPESSGKTTLTLHVVAEEQKKGGVCAFVDAEHALDPQYAKKLGVNLDELLISQPDTGEQALEIVDTLVRSGAVSLVVVDSVAALTPKSELEGDMGDSSVGVHARLMSQAMRKLTGSIARSNCMVIFINQIRMKIGVMFGSPETTTGGNALKFYASVRLDIRRIGSIKDRDEVVGNTTRVKVVKNKVAPPFKQVEFDIMYGEGISKMGELVDMGVKAGVVEKSGSWFSYGDERIGQGRENAKQFLRDHPEVALQIEDKIRASHGLDFAMGDEDGPMEMVDD